In Oscillatoria acuminata PCC 6304, a single window of DNA contains:
- the fabD gene encoding ACP S-malonyltransferase: MTKTAWVFPGQGSQALGMGVDVANLPIAQEKYAAAETILGWSVLDICTNAEDKLTSSLYTQPSLYVVESILVDLMRDRHQQPDLVAGHSLGEYVALYAAGVFDFAAGLQLVKYRAELMNTVAGGQMTALIGFNREQLDAQISATPDVVLANDNSDGQVVISGTPEAVESVIAAIKVKRAVKLNVAGAYHSPFMEPAQAEFQKALDAVPFTDAIVPVLSNTDPTPETKAEALKQRLSRQMTGSVRWREIMLQLPQEGIESVIEIGPGKVLANLIKRACSDLAVTNVSTAADLPA; this comes from the coding sequence ATGACGAAAACAGCATGGGTATTTCCCGGACAGGGCTCGCAAGCCCTAGGCATGGGTGTAGATGTAGCAAACCTGCCCATCGCTCAAGAAAAATATGCCGCCGCTGAGACGATTCTCGGCTGGTCCGTTTTGGACATTTGCACCAACGCCGAAGATAAACTAACCAGCAGTCTCTACACGCAACCGAGTCTCTATGTTGTAGAAAGCATTCTGGTTGATTTGATGCGCGATCGCCATCAACAACCAGACCTCGTTGCCGGACATAGTTTAGGCGAATATGTCGCCCTCTATGCCGCCGGTGTCTTTGACTTTGCCGCCGGATTACAACTGGTCAAATATCGCGCTGAACTCATGAATACCGTCGCCGGGGGTCAAATGACCGCCCTGATAGGCTTCAACCGGGAACAGCTTGATGCTCAAATTAGTGCCACTCCTGATGTCGTCCTCGCCAATGACAACAGCGATGGACAGGTGGTGATTTCTGGGACTCCCGAAGCGGTAGAGTCGGTAATTGCCGCCATCAAGGTCAAACGGGCGGTCAAATTAAATGTAGCCGGGGCCTATCATTCCCCCTTCATGGAACCCGCACAAGCTGAGTTCCAAAAAGCTCTCGATGCCGTTCCCTTTACCGATGCGATCGTTCCGGTTCTGTCCAATACCGACCCCACCCCGGAAACCAAAGCTGAGGCGTTAAAACAGCGTCTCTCTCGGCAGATGACAGGTTCGGTGCGCTGGCGGGAAATCATGTTACAACTTCCCCAAGAAGGCATCGAAAGCGTGATAGAAATTGGACCGGGTAAGGTTCTGGCTAATTTAATCAAACGCGCCTGTTCTGATTTAGCTGTCACGAATGTCAGTACAGCGGCTGACTTACCGGCATAA
- a CDS encoding lysophospholipid acyltransferase family protein, translating into MEKTREPVASLILYNLLKWSVVSPMLHTYFRGRIYGALNVPMSGPLVVVSNHASDYDPPILSNCMNRPVAFMAKEELFEVPVLRQTISLYGAYPVRRGESDRAAMRAALSSLEAGWATGLFLDGTRSPDGRIHNPKLGAALIAAKAKVPILPVSLWGTQAIVKKGSIVPKPVPVTIRIGEAIPAPSSTKREVLEAITQHCVEVIHGLHDLGR; encoded by the coding sequence GTGGAAAAAACCCGCGAACCTGTTGCCAGCTTAATTCTGTATAACTTGCTTAAGTGGTCAGTGGTTAGCCCCATGCTACATACCTACTTCCGGGGGCGGATCTATGGTGCTCTAAATGTGCCAATGTCCGGCCCTCTAGTGGTGGTGAGCAATCATGCCAGTGATTATGACCCGCCGATTCTGTCTAACTGTATGAACCGTCCGGTTGCTTTTATGGCAAAGGAAGAGTTATTTGAGGTTCCGGTTTTAAGACAGACCATTTCTTTGTATGGGGCCTATCCAGTCCGTCGGGGAGAGAGCGATCGCGCGGCAATGCGGGCGGCATTATCATCCCTAGAAGCAGGTTGGGCAACGGGGCTATTCTTAGACGGCACCCGCAGTCCCGATGGGCGCATTCACAACCCCAAACTCGGTGCGGCCCTGATTGCAGCTAAGGCTAAAGTACCGATATTGCCGGTGAGTCTCTGGGGAACTCAGGCGATCGTCAAAAAAGGTAGTATCGTTCCCAAACCCGTTCCAGTGACCATCCGCATCGGCGAAGCGATCCCCGCCCCCAGTTCTACGAAGCGAGAGGTGTTAGAGGCGATCACCCAGCACTGTGTAGAGGTGATTCATGGGTTACATGATTTAGGTCGCTGA
- a CDS encoding YdcF family protein, which translates to MLLKICLKGRLHGSAKTKQSPGRSLVWLLLGLSLIGAIAYKQIRNYIDTPQALLVLGGALEREEFAAEFARKNPHLQVWVSGGSNQEYAEWVFSKAGIDLERVHLDYQAQDTVTNFTTLVDQLKSEGIASVYLITSDDHMRRAQVIGEIVLGSRGISFKPLPVPSGRSPEPIEKAIRDGARAILWVTTGHTGARFAPVQGEED; encoded by the coding sequence ATGTTGTTGAAGATCTGTCTGAAAGGAAGACTTCACGGGAGTGCAAAAACGAAGCAGTCCCCAGGCAGATCTTTGGTATGGCTGCTTTTGGGATTGTCCCTGATAGGCGCGATCGCCTACAAACAAATCAGAAACTATATTGATACTCCCCAAGCCCTGTTAGTCTTGGGGGGAGCTTTAGAGCGAGAAGAATTTGCCGCCGAATTTGCCCGAAAAAATCCCCATTTACAAGTCTGGGTCTCTGGGGGCAGCAATCAAGAATATGCTGAATGGGTCTTTTCCAAAGCGGGAATTGACCTGGAACGGGTGCATTTAGACTATCAAGCCCAGGATACGGTTACCAATTTCACCACCCTTGTGGACCAATTAAAATCCGAGGGGATCGCCAGTGTGTATTTGATTACCTCCGATGATCATATGCGCCGCGCCCAGGTGATTGGGGAGATTGTCTTAGGCAGTCGGGGGATTAGTTTCAAGCCCCTCCCCGTCCCCTCAGGGCGATCGCCCGAACCCATCGAAAAAGCCATTCGCGATGGGGCCAGAGCCATTTTGTGGGTCACCACCGGACACACCGGGGCCAGGTTTGCCCCAGTCCAGGGGGAGGAGGATTAA
- a CDS encoding LAGLIDADG endonuclease, whose product MDFNVASKVEQRGVLVGMLLGQGKRNQNNFYISHRATQENYVLFKKQLLEQITQQPVSIRPRTTNRGEQLLCLEPKLIPLTRVLVKKLYCGGIKTVTPKFLNLLTPAGIALWFLDRGSKSLKKRQGKIHALEVYLNTNLSESENEIIIDYFSEIWGFKWGMSKTADAYRLRMGTQEGKRFLSFITPYVPDSLRYKVQTSSNVTATTYGPQV is encoded by the coding sequence ATGGACTTTAATGTCGCATCCAAAGTAGAACAACGAGGCGTTTTAGTGGGGATGTTATTGGGTCAGGGAAAAAGAAATCAAAACAATTTCTATATTTCCCATCGGGCCACCCAAGAGAATTACGTTTTGTTTAAAAAACAACTTCTCGAACAAATCACCCAACAGCCGGTTAGCATCCGACCTCGAACCACCAATCGGGGAGAGCAACTCCTCTGTTTAGAACCGAAGTTGATTCCCTTAACTCGGGTCTTGGTTAAGAAACTCTATTGCGGCGGGATTAAAACCGTCACCCCTAAGTTTCTGAACCTCTTAACCCCCGCTGGAATCGCCTTATGGTTTTTAGATCGAGGGTCCAAGTCCTTAAAAAAAAGGCAGGGAAAAATTCACGCCCTAGAAGTGTATCTAAACACCAACCTCTCCGAATCAGAAAATGAAATCATTATTGATTATTTTTCGGAAATTTGGGGATTTAAGTGGGGCATGAGTAAAACGGCGGATGCTTATCGATTGAGAATGGGAACTCAAGAGGGAAAACGATTTCTCAGTTTCATTACTCCTTACGTCCCGGACAGTCTACGCTATAAAGTACAAACCTCCTCAAACGTAACGGCCACCACCTACGGACCTCAAGTCTAA
- a CDS encoding ParA family protein, whose product MAYIISTINMKGGVGKTTLTVNLAACLAKDYQKRVLVVDLDTQISATLSLVSPHDFSKLRKEKRTLKHLVNDFIQPIDQKSLPIQDIIKPYIGNVKGLDLLPGDLEIYDDFMVSEVLHRKALRLGKDNFEEVWTKLEQILVRGILDPVMKDYDFIILDCAPGYNLLTRSALVASDYYLLPAKPEPLSLIGIQLLERRINQLREVYKNENPLDLDMVGIVFSMSGNVLTGRYYRQVMRRVHDDFGETKIFKTRIPMDVNVSKAVDSFLPVFLTHPTSIGAKAFSQLTDEFMQKLQIIVEMKEQRNKLNLVNLD is encoded by the coding sequence ATGGCATACATTATTTCAACAATCAATATGAAAGGGGGCGTCGGGAAAACAACCCTAACCGTTAACTTAGCCGCCTGTTTAGCCAAAGACTATCAGAAACGAGTGTTAGTCGTAGACCTAGATACTCAAATTAGCGCCACCCTCAGTTTAGTTTCTCCTCATGACTTTTCTAAACTGCGGAAAGAAAAACGCACCTTAAAGCATTTAGTCAATGATTTTATTCAACCCATCGACCAAAAATCATTACCGATTCAAGATATTATTAAACCCTATATTGGCAATGTTAAAGGATTAGATTTACTCCCCGGAGACCTAGAAATCTATGATGATTTTATGGTCTCCGAAGTTCTCCATCGTAAAGCCTTGCGCCTCGGCAAAGATAACTTTGAAGAAGTTTGGACTAAATTAGAGCAAATTTTAGTCCGAGGAATTTTGGACCCCGTGATGAAAGATTATGATTTCATCATCCTAGACTGCGCCCCCGGTTACAACTTATTGACCCGCAGCGCCTTAGTTGCCAGTGACTATTATCTTCTCCCGGCTAAACCCGAACCCCTATCTCTGATTGGAATTCAGTTATTAGAAAGACGCATTAACCAACTCCGAGAAGTTTATAAAAACGAAAATCCCCTGGACTTAGACATGGTGGGAATTGTGTTTAGTATGTCGGGGAATGTACTTACAGGTAGATACTACCGGCAAGTCATGCGCCGAGTCCATGATGATTTTGGAGAGACCAAAATTTTTAAAACTAGAATTCCAATGGATGTCAATGTTTCTAAAGCCGTGGATAGTTTCCTGCCCGTTTTCCTAACTCATCCCACATCCATTGGTGCAAAAGCCTTTTCCCAATTAACAGATGAATTCATGCAAAAGCTGCAAATCATCGTCGAGATGAAGGAGCAGAGAAACAAGTTAAATCTAGTTAATTTAGACTAA
- the cas2 gene encoding CRISPR-associated endonuclease Cas2, which produces MRDTAEPCHESEAAEPPMGVTRQSHVTRVHAFLYLVVYDLPATKAGNKRRQRLHDLLFGYGNWKQYSLFECFLSTKQFVTLQHKIEDLIKPAEELLCIYILDSTGIQRTIVYGTQQFSLWQKTVQVPLRPVW; this is translated from the coding sequence GTGCGTGACACGGCAGAGCCATGTCACGAGAGTGAGGCGGCAGAGCCGCCAATGGGCGTGACACGGCAGAGCCATGTCACAAGAGTCCACGCATTCCTATACTTAGTGGTCTATGACCTTCCCGCCACGAAAGCGGGGAATAAACGACGGCAACGATTGCATGATCTATTATTTGGCTATGGGAACTGGAAACAATACAGCTTATTTGAATGTTTCCTGAGTACCAAACAATTTGTCACCCTCCAGCATAAAATAGAAGACCTAATCAAACCCGCTGAGGAATTACTGTGCATCTACATTTTGGACTCCACCGGGATCCAACGCACCATCGTCTATGGCACCCAGCAATTCTCATTATGGCAAAAAACTGTTCAAGTGCCCTTGAGACCTGTATGGTAA
- the cas6 gene encoding CRISPR-associated endoribonuclease Cas6, with protein MSDNLDGLYSLVVELRAIESGNPPATLGRALHALVLNWLNLANPELATATHDLAVSPFSVSGLIGNRRPNEVKGGDCFHLKIGVLDSQLIQPLLTGLTQWAMQPIILAKFPFLMTRTYMIHESHPLANVSSYSKLVEAAGNQSLIELTFLSPTSFKQKQGIQTFPLPELVFGNLQRRWNNFAPEPLHFPEIEWQGLVSAYELKTHALKLEGGAEIGAQGWIRYRFSDPEQAKIARILAEFAFYAGVGRKTTMGMGQTQFNSSTKPKPIKR; from the coding sequence ATGTCAGATAATTTAGATGGATTATATTCCCTTGTCGTCGAACTCAGAGCCATAGAATCAGGAAACCCGCCTGCTACCTTGGGAAGGGCGCTTCATGCCCTAGTTTTAAACTGGTTAAACCTCGCGAATCCGGAACTTGCCACTGCCACTCATGACTTAGCCGTTTCCCCCTTTAGCGTCTCCGGATTAATCGGTAATCGTCGCCCCAATGAAGTCAAAGGAGGGGATTGTTTTCATCTTAAAATCGGCGTTTTAGATAGCCAACTGATTCAACCCTTACTCACCGGATTAACCCAATGGGCGATGCAACCGATTATCCTCGCCAAATTCCCCTTTTTGATGACGAGAACTTACATGATTCATGAAAGTCATCCCCTCGCTAATGTCTCCTCCTACTCTAAATTAGTCGAAGCAGCAGGGAATCAGTCTCTCATTGAGTTAACCTTCCTTTCCCCCACAAGTTTCAAACAAAAACAAGGAATTCAAACCTTCCCCTTACCGGAATTAGTCTTTGGGAATCTGCAACGCCGTTGGAACAATTTTGCCCCAGAACCCTTGCATTTCCCGGAGATAGAGTGGCAGGGTTTAGTTTCCGCTTATGAGTTAAAAACTCATGCCTTGAAGTTAGAAGGCGGTGCAGAAATTGGCGCACAAGGCTGGATTCGATATCGGTTTTCCGACCCAGAGCAAGCCAAAATTGCTAGAATTTTAGCTGAATTTGCCTTTTATGCAGGGGTGGGTCGAAAAACCACTATGGGCATGGGACAAACTCAGTTTAATTCTAGCACAAAACCCAAACCGATTAAGCGATAA
- the cas5d gene encoding type I-D CRISPR-associated protein Cas5/Csc1 yields the protein MVLYYCRLKLHDNVFFATREMGILYETEKYLHNWALTYAIFSGSYLPHPYHSQPAQQPGYLDPKNEQNLFFLNPEKIYVFPALPLRCFYQVNTFKAAQTTYYGKSKQFGEKGANRNYPINYGRAKELAVGSEYATYLFAPEPLYIPQWIRLGKWMAKVHLTKYPIPKTAMQAKTGEYACPHPLNPLDLPSQQQIMLYNRIVMPPVSLITESQLVGEYWELSGDDWDSFRANLPELPKKVCLPRGIIYGAGVTADVR from the coding sequence ATGGTTTTATACTATTGTCGCCTGAAACTACACGATAACGTCTTCTTTGCCACCCGAGAAATGGGAATTCTCTATGAAACAGAGAAATACCTCCATAATTGGGCGCTTACCTACGCCATCTTTTCCGGGTCTTATCTTCCCCATCCCTATCACAGCCAACCCGCACAACAACCGGGTTATTTAGACCCCAAAAATGAACAAAATTTATTCTTCTTAAACCCCGAAAAAATCTACGTCTTTCCCGCTTTACCCTTGCGCTGCTTTTATCAAGTCAACACCTTTAAAGCGGCCCAAACCACCTATTATGGCAAATCCAAACAATTTGGAGAAAAAGGAGCCAATCGCAACTATCCGATTAACTACGGACGCGCCAAAGAATTAGCCGTTGGCAGTGAATATGCCACCTATTTATTCGCCCCCGAACCTCTCTATATTCCCCAGTGGATTCGCCTGGGAAAATGGATGGCAAAAGTCCATTTAACCAAATATCCTATTCCCAAAACAGCCATGCAAGCCAAAACCGGAGAGTATGCTTGTCCCCACCCTCTCAATCCCCTAGATTTACCTTCCCAACAGCAAATCATGCTGTACAATCGAATTGTCATGCCCCCAGTTAGTTTAATTACTGAATCTCAATTAGTCGGAGAATATTGGGAACTCTCAGGAGACGATTGGGATAGCTTTCGAGCCAATTTGCCCGAACTTCCTAAAAAAGTTTGCTTACCTCGGGGGATTATTTATGGAGCCGGAGTAACTGCTGATGTCAGATAA
- the cas7d gene encoding type I-D CRISPR-associated protein Cas7/Csc2 — protein MSQLEKIQSSFSKQFPRLAGGRYVQFLMLRHSQSFPVFQTDGVLNTARTQAGIESPEMMSRLVMFKRKQTTPERLTGRELLRSLGITSGEIDAPNYCEYNGEKSCKKCPDCILYGFAIGDSGSERSKVYSDSAFSLTAYEQSHRSFTFNAPFEGGTMSEGGKMRSAINELDHVIPEVTFPTVETLRDSTYEGFLYVLGNLIRTRRYGAQESRTGTVKNHLLGIVISDGEIFSNLHFTQALYDALKGDTTAAIADIKAQATTVIHTLLAEEPVRIYQTITGEPLKTLLDEVLAIYQNEAALTPIISTLATQTQTYSETYGAESNKKKKR, from the coding sequence ATGAGTCAATTAGAAAAAATTCAATCTTCTTTTTCCAAGCAGTTCCCTCGGTTGGCGGGGGGTCGATATGTGCAGTTTCTGATGCTCCGCCATAGCCAATCTTTTCCCGTGTTTCAAACCGATGGCGTCTTGAATACCGCTCGAACTCAAGCCGGAATTGAGTCCCCAGAGATGATGAGTCGGTTGGTCATGTTTAAACGCAAACAAACCACCCCAGAACGATTAACGGGACGAGAACTATTGCGTTCCCTTGGCATTACCAGTGGCGAAATCGATGCGCCCAACTACTGTGAATACAACGGCGAAAAATCCTGCAAAAAATGTCCAGATTGCATCCTCTATGGATTTGCGATCGGGGATAGTGGTTCCGAGCGTTCCAAGGTGTATTCCGATTCCGCCTTTTCCTTAACTGCTTATGAACAATCCCATCGCAGTTTCACCTTTAATGCCCCCTTTGAAGGCGGAACCATGAGCGAAGGCGGTAAAATGCGAAGCGCCATTAATGAACTGGATCATGTGATTCCCGAAGTCACCTTTCCCACGGTAGAAACTTTGCGAGATAGCACCTACGAAGGGTTTCTCTATGTCTTGGGAAATTTAATCCGAACTCGACGCTATGGCGCACAAGAATCCCGTACCGGCACTGTCAAAAATCATCTCTTAGGCATTGTCATCTCCGATGGGGAAATTTTCAGCAACCTGCATTTTACCCAGGCGCTCTATGATGCCTTAAAAGGGGATACAACAGCGGCGATCGCAGATATCAAAGCCCAAGCAACCACCGTGATTCATACCTTACTCGCCGAGGAACCCGTGCGAATTTATCAAACCATTACCGGAGAACCCTTAAAAACCCTCCTGGATGAAGTCTTAGCGATCTATCAAAATGAGGCAGCCTTAACTCCGATTATTTCCACCTTAGCCACCCAAACCCAAACCTACTCCGAAACCTACGGCGCAGAATCGAATAAGAAGAAAAAACGATGA
- the cas10d gene encoding type I-D CRISPR-associated protein Cas10d/Csc3, producing the protein MASLLQNVIKITLDPDTDPILAQYIDLVLPAVEREFSSISALGGDYETHYQQLKQRGDNHAVEKAQRWSDRPDQNLCVHVLNALLIAWNLAENYLNSPLSDEEKRLLCLGITLHDYNKYCHGQGEEAPKAYEVPEILSLCQEMGRRLNFQAFWPEWESYLSDIGFLAQNTQFKVGTNPYPSNWPKFAIAHSGRLTCPLRHLLAFADIAVHLKDAADIKKDPENINPEKGGKRLREHLRDLNIKKTLVYHHLRDTIGILTNRIHDATLNFAAEQDWQPLIFFARGVVYLAPLKPEPPNREELQEFVWQQISQVLSQKMLEGDIGFKRDGKGLKVAPQTSELFTPEDLIRQLPPVIEVRVNNPNNLATPKRLDKLVTEKKLTPEEREYLSRGEDLRSDRLAEFLIVVQREFLADCPDYVDWILEALKLKDCLTLEQIQITIGGVNYGWYRAAAHYFCQHGTLDGEQTLELLTDLANRLATWATENQLLPQYRSPTREIFNQYLERYLDIAGWETIVPPFEAELATYSFAKTRKGKQPICSLSSGEFASEDQMDSVVLFKPQQYSNKNALGGGQIKRGISKIWSLEMLLRQALWSVRSGKLEEQQPVFLYIFPAYVYAPQIIRAIRGLMVELQSVSLWKIREHWLKCGMDVSRLSELDWLSEDRDIGEKARQVYDTKDLPFMATTHTTTLGKTVTDAWVYLAFLALVLPKLLGVRVVATSSNVPLYSSDREFVGSAVLDGAAGFWSLLQCPPSVRTEQLDRILMRLLIVYSLHLDNRSNPPDARWGALNGTVRDVMTDILNIFAIAQEGLRSHKRDYPSSEEVARYWQFAQIWSQLDKTMVEKLNLITQLVQQYRTFYQVNITDSSHAILLPISKALETILSVPTQVDQEDLILQGAGLLKDAIDRQPAYTRPLLMDKSLDIAIRQQRELEAIYQFMETCVRDLFGTLYRGDRALLQENRNRIKSGAEFAYRWLALQEKNQKNLDSKTRS; encoded by the coding sequence ATGGCAAGCTTACTGCAAAACGTAATTAAAATTACCCTAGACCCGGATACAGACCCGATTTTAGCCCAGTATATTGACCTCGTTCTCCCGGCAGTCGAGCGCGAATTTAGTTCAATTTCAGCATTAGGGGGGGATTATGAAACTCACTATCAGCAGTTGAAACAACGGGGGGATAACCATGCCGTAGAAAAAGCTCAACGCTGGAGCGATCGCCCGGACCAAAATTTATGTGTCCATGTCCTCAATGCCTTATTAATTGCCTGGAATCTAGCGGAAAATTATCTGAACTCGCCATTATCCGACGAAGAAAAACGCCTGTTATGTTTGGGAATTACCCTCCATGATTATAACAAATATTGTCACGGCCAGGGGGAAGAAGCTCCCAAAGCCTACGAAGTTCCCGAAATTTTATCCCTCTGTCAAGAGATGGGACGGCGATTAAATTTTCAGGCATTTTGGCCGGAGTGGGAATCCTATCTATCAGATATCGGATTTCTGGCGCAAAATACCCAATTTAAAGTAGGAACCAATCCCTATCCGAGCAATTGGCCTAAATTTGCGATCGCTCACTCGGGGCGATTGACTTGTCCCCTGCGTCACTTACTGGCATTTGCTGATATTGCCGTGCATTTAAAAGATGCGGCAGATATTAAAAAAGACCCGGAAAATATTAATCCAGAAAAAGGGGGGAAACGACTTCGAGAGCATTTAAGGGACCTAAACATTAAAAAAACTTTAGTCTATCATCACCTCCGAGATACCATCGGTATTCTCACCAATCGCATTCACGATGCCACCCTAAATTTTGCCGCAGAACAAGACTGGCAGCCGTTAATCTTTTTTGCCCGAGGGGTGGTTTATTTGGCTCCCTTAAAACCGGAACCGCCCAATCGAGAGGAGTTGCAAGAGTTTGTTTGGCAGCAAATTTCTCAAGTCCTCAGCCAGAAAATGTTGGAGGGGGATATTGGCTTCAAACGGGATGGAAAGGGGTTAAAAGTTGCCCCTCAAACTTCGGAATTGTTTACTCCAGAGGATTTGATTCGCCAACTCCCCCCGGTGATTGAGGTGCGGGTGAATAATCCCAACAATTTGGCAACACCCAAGCGCTTGGATAAGCTGGTGACGGAGAAGAAGTTGACCCCAGAGGAACGGGAGTACCTCTCTCGGGGGGAGGATTTAAGGAGCGATCGCCTTGCGGAGTTCTTGATAGTCGTCCAACGGGAATTTTTAGCGGATTGTCCCGATTATGTAGACTGGATTCTGGAGGCATTAAAATTAAAAGACTGCTTGACTTTAGAACAGATTCAAATTACAATCGGAGGGGTTAACTATGGATGGTATCGAGCAGCGGCTCATTACTTTTGTCAGCATGGAACCCTGGATGGGGAACAAACCCTGGAACTGTTAACGGATTTAGCCAATCGGTTAGCAACTTGGGCGACGGAGAATCAATTGTTGCCGCAGTACCGCAGTCCTACTCGGGAAATATTCAACCAATATTTAGAGCGGTATTTAGATATTGCCGGATGGGAAACTATTGTTCCCCCCTTTGAGGCAGAATTAGCAACCTATTCCTTCGCCAAAACCCGCAAGGGGAAACAACCGATTTGCTCACTCAGTTCCGGAGAATTTGCCTCCGAGGACCAAATGGATTCGGTGGTGTTATTTAAACCCCAGCAATATAGCAATAAAAATGCTTTGGGAGGGGGACAAATTAAGCGCGGAATTTCTAAGATTTGGTCCTTGGAAATGCTCCTGCGACAAGCATTATGGTCCGTGCGTTCCGGAAAGTTAGAAGAACAACAGCCGGTTTTTCTGTACATTTTTCCCGCTTATGTTTATGCACCACAAATTATCCGCGCCATTCGGGGGTTGATGGTGGAACTCCAGTCTGTGAGTTTGTGGAAAATCCGTGAACATTGGCTCAAATGCGGCATGGATGTGAGTCGGTTATCGGAGTTGGACTGGTTATCCGAGGATCGAGACATAGGGGAAAAGGCGCGGCAAGTTTATGATACCAAAGACCTGCCCTTTATGGCAACAACCCACACCACCACCCTAGGAAAAACCGTCACGGATGCCTGGGTTTACCTGGCATTTCTAGCGCTGGTTTTGCCGAAATTGCTGGGGGTGCGAGTGGTGGCAACCAGCAGCAATGTGCCGTTATATAGTAGCGATCGCGAGTTTGTCGGTTCGGCAGTGTTAGATGGTGCAGCAGGATTTTGGTCCTTGCTACAATGTCCCCCCTCGGTTCGCACGGAACAACTCGATCGCATCCTGATGCGCCTGTTGATTGTCTACAGTTTGCACTTAGACAATCGCAGCAATCCCCCAGATGCGCGCTGGGGGGCGCTCAATGGCACGGTGAGAGACGTGATGACGGATATTCTGAATATCTTTGCGATCGCCCAAGAAGGATTGCGATCGCACAAACGAGACTACCCCTCCTCGGAAGAAGTGGCACGCTATTGGCAATTTGCTCAAATTTGGTCCCAACTGGATAAAACTATGGTAGAAAAACTCAATCTCATCACCCAATTGGTGCAGCAATATCGAACCTTTTATCAGGTGAATATCACCGACTCCAGTCATGCGATTTTACTGCCCATTTCTAAAGCATTGGAGACAATTTTATCCGTCCCCACCCAAGTGGATCAAGAGGATTTGATTTTACAAGGGGCGGGATTGCTCAAAGATGCGATCGACCGTCAACCGGCTTATACCCGCCCCTTATTGATGGACAAATCCCTAGATATTGCCATTCGTCAGCAACGGGAACTCGAAGCGATTTATCAGTTTATGGAAACCTGTGTCCGCGATTTATTTGGCACTCTATACCGAGGCGATCGGGCTTTGCTCCAGGAAAATCGCAATCGGATTAAATCCGGTGCTGAATTCGCCTATCGCTGGTTAGCCTTACAGGAGAAAAATCAGAAAAATTTGGACTCAAAAACCCGTTCGTAG